The Sporomusa termitida genome has a window encoding:
- a CDS encoding electron transfer flavoprotein subunit beta/FixA family protein, producing MEIVVCVKQVPDTAEVKIDPVTNTLIRQGVPSIVNPFDKNAVEAAIQLREKYGGRVTVISMGPPQAQDALKECIAMGADEALLISDRAFGGADTLATSYTLAAAIKKIDKVDMILCGKQAIDGDTAQVGPEMAEHLGRAQVTCVSRIELDGQTVRLEREQEEGYEVIETSLPVLLTVTKSINEPRYPTVKGTMKANRRQIPVWTAAELTVDPQRLGLKGSPTQVRRIFTPPQRVQGELIQADTAREAAGMLINKLVEAKLV from the coding sequence ATGGAAATCGTTGTTTGTGTCAAGCAGGTGCCTGACACGGCCGAAGTAAAAATTGATCCGGTGACAAATACCCTCATCCGCCAGGGGGTGCCGAGTATTGTCAATCCTTTTGACAAAAACGCGGTGGAGGCGGCTATCCAGCTCCGGGAAAAATACGGGGGCCGGGTTACTGTTATTTCGATGGGGCCGCCTCAGGCTCAGGACGCTCTGAAAGAATGTATAGCTATGGGGGCCGATGAGGCCCTGCTCATTAGTGACCGGGCTTTCGGCGGTGCCGATACCCTGGCCACCAGCTATACGCTGGCGGCTGCCATCAAAAAAATCGATAAAGTGGATATGATACTCTGCGGCAAGCAGGCCATTGACGGGGATACCGCCCAGGTAGGGCCGGAGATGGCCGAGCATCTGGGCAGGGCCCAGGTCACCTGCGTTTCGCGGATTGAGCTTGACGGGCAGACAGTGCGGCTGGAGCGGGAACAAGAAGAAGGCTATGAGGTGATTGAAACCAGCCTGCCTGTGCTGCTTACCGTGACTAAGTCCATCAATGAGCCGCGTTATCCTACCGTAAAGGGGACAATGAAGGCCAACCGCAGGCAGATTCCGGTCTGGACAGCAGCCGAGCTGACGGTTGACCCGCAGCGGTTGGGGCTGAAAGGCTCGCCAACGCAGGTCAGGCGGATTTTTACTCCCCCCCAGCGGGTGCAGGGAGAACTGATTCAGGCCGATACCGCCCGGGAAGCGGCAGGTATGCTTATTAATAAATTGGTAGAAGCTAAGCTTGTGTAG